The window CTTATTCGATGTTCAGATCAGTCTGGCTCTTGTTTTTATTTATGCTAGTAGCTATTGATGTTAGACTTATTTCTCAACTTCCCTATTTCTTTTCATTTTTCTGGTTTTGGTTAATATTTGAAACAATCAATTATATTGTGATTCCATTTACTTACATCATTCAAGAAGGGAAAGAATACATGGGAAATTTTAATACATCCAAAAAGATTTCAGAATTTTTTCTACTGTGGGTTGGTTATTTTTATTCAACAGCAGTGTATTACTTTGCTCAAATAAAAGGGTTCTTTACTTGGTTTTTACCGCAAAATCATTGGCAAAAGACCGAGCATACAAGTCAAGTTAGTTCGGATGATTTATAAAATCCTAGAAAAGTAAGGATAGAAAGGACACTTATGAAAAAATTCACAGTTATGGTTGTGATTGGAGATGATCAGGAGGCCTTAAAAATGGCTCCAATTATTGACAAGCTAAAGAGAGAGTTTGAAAAATTTAAAGTAAGCATTGTAAGTACAGCAAGTAATAAACCAGCAGTCAAAAAAATCCTAGGGCTGTATCATGTAAAAACGAATATCGATTTGAATGTTAGAAAAAGAAATCAACAATTAAATGAATATATAGTGGCTGTGACTGCAGGAATTACAAAGGCCATTCATCATGAAAAACCTGATTTAGTCTTAGTTCATGGAGATTCTACAACTAGTCTAGGAGCTTCTTTATCGGCTTTTTATCAAAAAATTAGTGTTGGACAGATAGATGCTGGTCTACGCTATGGCAATAAATATAGTTCGTTTCCAGCTGAAATGAATCGACGTTTGACAAGTGTAATTGCTGATTTTCATTTTGTTTCTACAAATTCAGCAAAAGCCAATTTAATAAAAGAAGGCATTCAAGAAAATCATATTTTTATGACAGGAAATACGGTTATCGAAACGTTGCCCAAAACAGTAAAAGAAAAATTTATCTACAATGAAATTTCAATTCATAGCGACAATAGTCTAATTTTACTGTCTCTTGATCAACTAGAGGAAATCAATCCAAAATTAGAGGAACTGTATGCAGCTATTAAACAAGTAGTCGCAAAAAATAGCAAAGTGGAAATTATTTATCCACTGCATTTAAATCCAGTGCTGCGAAATCATGCGATTGATACTCTATCAACTATAGAAAGAATTCATCTAGTAGAGCCTTTAGATGTTGGCAAGTATCACAATTTAATCAATCAAGCCCAATTAGTGCTAACAGATACTAGCAGTATGTATGAAGTTGCTACCAGTTTAAAAACGCCTTTATTGATTATGGCGGCTGACATAGATCATCCTGAAATAATTCATACAGGCGTTGGCAAATTAATTGAGATGAATTCGGTGACAATTACAGAGGAAGTTATGAAATTAATGACAGATACTTTTTATTATGATTCTATGCTTTTAAATGAGGAAGTCTTTACGAATGGACTTGAAAGTGCGAGTGAAAAAATTGTGGAAGTAATAAAAAAACAAATTAGATAAGGAATGGGGAATAAAAAATTATGCAATATTCAAATGAAAAAATTGGAATCGAACTAAAAAGCAATACACAGAATCAGATTAAGCAGAAAAAAGGTCAATTAGCGGTAGTTAATGCTCTATTTTTACTGGCTTTTGTTTCAGTAGTCAGTACATTTATCTATTTGGCCTTTTTTTAAGAGAGAAAGGCAGCAATTCTGAAAAAGTAGTGGTTGTTTATTTAGCTGGCAAGGAGGAAGTAGGATGAGAATAAAGAACCATAATTTTGCCAATGTGTATAGATTCTTATTTTTGCTAGTTTGTGGCTATGGACTGTATCTAAATTCTGGACTAGTAAATGGAAAATTAGAGCTAGGTTATCTATGGTTTTATACAATTTTAAGTAATCTTGTTTGTTTTATCTATTATTTTTATTTAGAAATACAGTCCATTCGAGGGTT is drawn from Carnobacterium gallinarum DSM 4847 and contains these coding sequences:
- the wecB gene encoding non-hydrolyzing UDP-N-acetylglucosamine 2-epimerase, with the protein product MKKFTVMVVIGDDQEALKMAPIIDKLKREFEKFKVSIVSTASNKPAVKKILGLYHVKTNIDLNVRKRNQQLNEYIVAVTAGITKAIHHEKPDLVLVHGDSTTSLGASLSAFYQKISVGQIDAGLRYGNKYSSFPAEMNRRLTSVIADFHFVSTNSAKANLIKEGIQENHIFMTGNTVIETLPKTVKEKFIYNEISIHSDNSLILLSLDQLEEINPKLEELYAAIKQVVAKNSKVEIIYPLHLNPVLRNHAIDTLSTIERIHLVEPLDVGKYHNLINQAQLVLTDTSSMYEVATSLKTPLLIMAADIDHPEIIHTGVGKLIEMNSVTITEEVMKLMTDTFYYDSMLLNEEVFTNGLESASEKIVEVIKKQIR